In one Bosea sp. RAC05 genomic region, the following are encoded:
- a CDS encoding phasin family protein, with protein sequence MIQQFETIQKASKENVDAALKAFGATSKGVQTLAVEATDYAKKSFETGTATLEKLAGVKTLDKAIEIQTDYVKTAFEGAVAQMTKMGELYASIAKDAYKPFEGIVAKAVPATK encoded by the coding sequence ATGATCCAGCAGTTCGAAACCATCCAGAAGGCCTCCAAAGAGAACGTCGACGCCGCCCTGAAGGCTTTCGGCGCCACCTCGAAGGGCGTGCAGACGCTCGCCGTCGAGGCGACCGACTACGCCAAGAAGTCCTTCGAGACCGGCACCGCCACGCTCGAGAAGCTGGCCGGCGTCAAGACCCTGGACAAGGCCATCGAGATCCAGACCGACTACGTCAAGACCGCCTTCGAGGGCGCCGTCGCCCAGATGACCAAGATGGGCGAGCTCTACGCCTCGATCGCCAAGGACGCCTACAAGCCGTTCGAGGGCATCGTCGCCAAGGCCGTTCCGGCCACCAAGTGA
- a CDS encoding SPOR domain-containing protein — protein sequence MRSRALVAMIGIVAIAVAAVASPAEAARKKKRPAGGGYAPPYAAMVVDARTGRTLHAVNEDAPRIPASITKVMTLYVLFEQMERGRFTMNSELTVSAHAARQEPSKIGFAPGETISVRDAILALITKSANDVAMAVAENVGGSEDEFARIMTARARSLGMARTTFYNPHGLPHSPPNMTTARDLTILARAIQERFPRYYPMFSTRVFNYAGGAYRNHNKLLGRIEGVDGIKTGYTRLSGFNLMTSAKADGRHVVSVVLGGRSGASRDKIMADLVVATLPRAATSGRASTMVAEAPEPEERPQERVQERAPERQRPAAPVVAAAALESSPLPVPRPRIEAEAPAPLPAAARAYAPVPTTTPVAPPRPVSASVQPPLQVSGMRPVTATTTPPAMRWSIGAPAADGKVLRPPANVDVTSSIAKVAEPAEAPAPKLAAAPAAAEKAHEAGVTTVAKAVDKAPEPARKAEVRPATTTGKWIIQLGATDDEAKAKDILARARAKAAGPLAEVTAVTEKVEKGGSTLFRARFAGFDDSKDAQNACARLKRDGFACFATRG from the coding sequence GTGCGTTCGCGTGCGCTGGTGGCAATGATCGGCATCGTCGCGATCGCGGTCGCGGCCGTCGCCTCTCCCGCCGAGGCGGCGCGCAAGAAGAAGCGCCCTGCCGGCGGCGGCTATGCGCCCCCCTATGCGGCGATGGTCGTCGATGCGCGCACCGGCCGCACGCTGCACGCGGTCAACGAGGATGCGCCCCGCATCCCCGCCTCGATCACCAAGGTCATGACGCTCTATGTGCTGTTCGAGCAGATGGAGCGCGGCCGCTTCACCATGAATTCGGAGCTGACGGTTTCGGCCCATGCCGCCCGTCAGGAGCCCTCCAAGATCGGCTTTGCCCCAGGCGAGACGATCTCCGTGCGCGACGCGATCCTCGCCCTGATCACCAAATCGGCCAACGACGTGGCGATGGCGGTGGCCGAGAATGTCGGCGGCTCCGAGGATGAGTTCGCCCGCATCATGACGGCACGCGCGCGCTCGCTCGGCATGGCCCGGACCACCTTCTACAACCCGCACGGCCTGCCCCACAGCCCGCCGAACATGACCACGGCGCGCGACCTCACCATTCTCGCCCGCGCCATCCAGGAGCGCTTCCCGCGCTACTACCCGATGTTCTCGACGCGGGTGTTCAACTATGCCGGCGGCGCCTATCGCAACCACAACAAGCTGCTCGGCCGCATCGAGGGCGTCGACGGCATCAAGACCGGCTACACCCGCCTCTCCGGCTTCAACCTGATGACCTCGGCCAAGGCCGATGGCCGCCACGTCGTCTCGGTCGTCCTCGGCGGGCGCTCCGGCGCCTCGCGCGACAAGATCATGGCCGACCTCGTCGTCGCCACGCTGCCCAGGGCCGCGACCAGCGGTCGCGCCTCGACCATGGTCGCAGAGGCCCCCGAGCCCGAGGAGCGTCCGCAGGAGCGCGTTCAGGAGCGCGCCCCGGAGCGTCAGCGCCCGGCCGCGCCGGTCGTCGCCGCCGCCGCGCTCGAATCCAGCCCTCTCCCGGTGCCGCGTCCCCGCATCGAGGCGGAAGCCCCGGCGCCGCTGCCCGCCGCCGCCCGTGCCTATGCGCCCGTGCCGACGACGACGCCGGTCGCCCCGCCGCGCCCCGTCAGCGCCAGCGTCCAGCCGCCCCTGCAGGTCTCCGGCATGCGTCCGGTCACCGCCACCACGACCCCGCCGGCGATGCGCTGGTCGATCGGCGCCCCCGCCGCCGACGGCAAGGTCCTGCGTCCGCCCGCGAATGTCGACGTCACCTCCTCGATCGCCAAGGTCGCCGAACCCGCGGAAGCGCCGGCCCCGAAGCTCGCAGCCGCCCCCGCTGCCGCGGAGAAGGCTCACGAGGCGGGGGTGACCACCGTCGCCAAAGCCGTCGACAAGGCGCCCGAACCCGCCCGGAAGGCCGAGGTCCGCCCCGCCACCACGACCGGCAAATGGATCATCCAGCTCGGCGCGACCGATGACGAGGCCAAGGCGAAGGACATCCTCGCCCGCGCCCGCGCCAAGGCCGCCGGCCCGCTCGCCGAGGTCACCGCCGTGACCGAGAAGGTCGAGAAGGGCGGCTCGACGCTCTTCCGCGCCCGCTTCGCCGGCTTCGACGACTCCAAGGACGCCCAGAACGCCTGCGCCCGGCTGAAGCGCGACGGCTTCGCCTGCTTCGCC